A portion of the Cellulophaga algicola DSM 14237 genome contains these proteins:
- a CDS encoding S1C family serine protease: MKNIANLLLVSVFAGVITLGAYKLFFEQNTYIFGDSETTPYTTASYTPTSAKGAGINEVDFTSAAERTVNAVVHVKNVAINNGPKNIMEFLYGYETDSRPQVKGAGSGVIISPDGYIVTNNHVIDGASQLQITLNDNTTYQAELIGTDPNSDIALIKVDTNHMLPYLAFGDSDNAKIGEWVLAVGNPFNLTSTVTAGIVSAKARSLGGSNQSFIQTDAAVNPGNSGGALVNTNGDLIGINTAISSQTGSYVGYSFAVPSNIAKKVIDDILEYGNVQKGILGIKTPSLNTPYAIEKGLNELTGIFIDGVEEDSGAADANLERGDIIKKIDEVKIKNFPQLNGYLATKRPGDEVQVTIEREGELLTIPVVLKERQTIILPIMDLEVKNLNDKDRKDFRTKKGVKIVGVSERYEGYGLDGKVLLAVGDNEINDINDAKVLFGKITKYHSTSITMLNKKGEKERIILQ; encoded by the coding sequence ATGAAGAATATTGCGAATTTATTACTGGTTTCCGTGTTTGCGGGAGTAATTACATTAGGAGCTTACAAACTATTTTTTGAACAAAATACTTATATTTTTGGCGATTCAGAAACAACACCATACACGACCGCAAGCTACACACCCACAAGTGCGAAAGGTGCTGGCATTAATGAAGTAGATTTCACTTCTGCAGCCGAAAGAACAGTTAACGCTGTAGTACACGTAAAAAATGTAGCGATTAACAACGGTCCGAAAAACATTATGGAATTTTTATATGGATATGAAACAGACTCAAGACCGCAAGTTAAAGGAGCAGGTTCTGGAGTTATTATTTCGCCAGATGGTTATATTGTTACCAACAACCATGTTATTGATGGTGCATCACAACTACAAATTACCTTAAATGACAATACAACCTACCAAGCAGAGTTAATAGGAACCGATCCTAATTCAGATATAGCCTTAATTAAAGTAGACACAAATCACATGTTGCCTTATTTAGCGTTTGGTGACTCTGATAATGCAAAAATTGGAGAATGGGTATTAGCAGTTGGGAACCCATTTAATTTAACATCTACTGTAACTGCAGGAATCGTAAGTGCAAAAGCAAGATCATTAGGAGGTAGTAATCAATCTTTTATTCAAACAGATGCTGCTGTTAACCCTGGAAATAGCGGAGGCGCCTTAGTGAATACCAATGGAGATTTAATTGGAATTAACACCGCAATTAGCTCCCAAACAGGGTCCTATGTAGGGTATTCCTTTGCTGTGCCAAGTAATATTGCTAAAAAAGTTATTGATGACATCCTAGAATATGGAAACGTTCAAAAAGGTATTTTAGGGATTAAAACCCCCTCATTGAACACCCCTTATGCCATAGAAAAAGGCCTAAATGAATTAACAGGAATCTTTATCGATGGTGTAGAAGAAGATTCTGGTGCCGCAGACGCAAACTTAGAACGAGGAGATATTATTAAAAAAATAGACGAGGTGAAAATTAAAAATTTCCCACAACTTAATGGATATCTTGCAACAAAAAGACCTGGTGATGAAGTTCAAGTAACTATAGAGCGAGAAGGAGAATTATTAACTATTCCAGTCGTACTAAAAGAACGCCAAACTATAATTTTACCCATAATGGATTTAGAGGTTAAAAACTTAAATGACAAAGACCGCAAGGACTTTAGAACTAAAAAAGGAGTAAAAATAGTAGGGGTATCTGAACGTTACGAAGGCTATGGTTTAGATGGTAAAGTTTTACTTGCAGTAGGTGATAACGAAATAAATGATATAAATGATGCCAAAGTATTGTTTGGAAAAATCACTAAATATCACAGTACAAGCATTACAATGTTGAATAAAAAAGGAGAAAAAGAACGCATTATTCTTCAATAA
- a CDS encoding lysozyme family protein, protein MRKWISISCPLAITFILISFGFKNKPVLVPDSLKVNKPTLVSFPQNETFDAKFLLTPPYVGSSYIGFKEALAFKESRGRYGIINSLGYLGKYQFGASTLELVGIYNVDRFLSNPELQEEAFMTNIARNKWILRKDIERFSGIKIGNSNVTESGIIAAAHLAGPGNVKKYLRSYGAYDVFDDYGTNIGRYMKLFSGYDISNIKPKRNARILK, encoded by the coding sequence ATGAGAAAGTGGATCAGCATTAGTTGTCCCCTTGCCATTACCTTTATTTTAATTAGTTTCGGATTCAAAAATAAACCAGTATTGGTTCCGGACAGCCTTAAAGTAAATAAACCTACGTTAGTTTCGTTTCCCCAAAATGAAACTTTTGATGCAAAATTTTTATTAACACCCCCGTATGTAGGTAGCTCCTATATCGGTTTTAAAGAAGCTTTAGCTTTTAAAGAATCAAGAGGTAGATACGGAATTATTAATTCTTTAGGATATTTAGGTAAATATCAGTTTGGTGCAAGTACTCTTGAATTGGTTGGTATTTATAATGTAGACCGGTTTTTATCAAATCCAGAGCTTCAAGAAGAAGCATTTATGACTAATATAGCTCGTAATAAATGGATTTTGAGGAAAGATATTGAGCGATTTTCGGGAATTAAAATCGGAAATTCTAATGTAACTGAGTCTGGTATTATTGCAGCAGCTCATTTAGCAGGACCAGGTAATGTAAAGAAGTATTTACGTTCGTATGGTGCGTATGATGTTTTTGATGATTATGGAACGAATATAGGTCGTTACATGAAATTGTTCTCAGGCTATGATATTTCAAATATCAAACCAAAGAGAAATGCTAGAATATTAAAGTAA
- a CDS encoding GNAT family N-acetyltransferase: MYSLKGQKVYLRALEPSDLDFLYQIENATAVWEISGTTTPYSKQVLEMYLENVHRDIYEVKQLRLCICLLDNTVVGLIDLFDFDPKNRKAGVGVIIASEKHRNNGFAAEALELLCGYSRVTLEMHQIYCNILEDNHASIHLFESLGFEKIGIKKDWISSKGKFKNEILYQKIFN; this comes from the coding sequence ATGTATAGTCTAAAAGGACAAAAAGTATATTTAAGAGCGCTAGAGCCTTCAGATTTAGATTTTTTATATCAAATAGAAAACGCTACAGCTGTTTGGGAAATTAGTGGTACCACTACGCCATATTCTAAGCAAGTTTTAGAAATGTATCTTGAAAATGTACATCGGGATATTTATGAAGTAAAGCAATTGCGGTTGTGCATTTGTTTACTTGATAATACAGTTGTTGGGTTGATTGATTTGTTTGATTTTGATCCTAAGAATAGGAAGGCAGGGGTAGGAGTTATTATAGCTTCTGAAAAACATAGAAACAATGGCTTTGCAGCTGAAGCATTAGAGTTGTTATGTGGGTATTCTAGAGTAACACTAGAAATGCATCAAATTTATTGTAATATTCTGGAAGATAATCATGCAAGTATACATTTATTTGAAAGCTTAGGCTTTGAAAAAATTGGTATTAAAAAAGATTGGATATCATCCAAAGGAAAATTTAAAAACGAAATTCTTTATCAAAAAATATTTAATTAA
- the dapF gene encoding diaminopimelate epimerase, with protein MKLTFYKFQGTGNDFVMVDNRQNLFDKKDTKLIAFLCDRRFGVGADGLILLENEDGLDFKMVYFNSDGNESTMCGNGGRCLVSFANYLGIIENSASFNAIDGLHKASIKEGLVSLQMKNVSEIKEKPNAVFLDTGSPHHVQLVANLKDFNVKKEGARLRYGVYGEKGSNINFVEQIDAVNFSVRTYERGVEDETLSCGTGVTAAAIAMHKTAKTAGNEIYIKALGGDLTIRFDVEDGVYSNVFLTGPAKFVFKGEIDV; from the coding sequence ATGAAGCTTACATTTTATAAATTTCAAGGTACGGGAAATGATTTTGTTATGGTTGATAACCGACAAAATTTATTTGATAAAAAAGATACCAAATTAATTGCATTCTTATGTGATAGAAGATTTGGTGTAGGTGCAGACGGTTTAATCTTATTAGAAAACGAGGACGGTTTAGATTTTAAGATGGTGTATTTCAATTCTGATGGGAATGAAAGTACCATGTGTGGAAATGGAGGAAGGTGTTTGGTGTCTTTTGCTAATTACTTAGGTATTATTGAAAATTCAGCGTCCTTTAACGCTATTGATGGTTTGCATAAAGCCTCAATTAAAGAGGGATTGGTGAGTTTGCAAATGAAAAATGTTTCGGAGATTAAAGAGAAACCTAATGCCGTTTTTTTAGATACAGGTTCTCCACATCATGTTCAGCTAGTGGCTAATTTAAAAGATTTTAATGTCAAAAAAGAAGGCGCCAGATTACGTTATGGGGTTTATGGTGAAAAAGGAAGTAATATTAATTTCGTTGAACAAATAGATGCCGTAAATTTTTCAGTGAGAACTTACGAAAGAGGAGTAGAGGACGAAACTTTATCTTGTGGTACAGGTGTTACTGCTGCAGCAATTGCTATGCATAAAACAGCGAAAACAGCTGGTAATGAAATTTATATTAAAGCTTTGGGAGGAGATTTGACCATAAGGTTTGATGTGGAAGATGGCGTATATTCTAATGTTTTTCTAACAGGCCCCGCAAAATTTGTATTCAAAGGAGAAATAGATGTATAG
- a CDS encoding low molecular weight protein-tyrosine-phosphatase produces MKTNILMVCLGNICRSPLAEGILQDKLNAASFYVDSAGTGGYHIGNPPDIRSIAVAKKHGIAISNQKCRQFKKEDFSKFEYIYVMDAKNYQNIIALATNQEEKLKVKLLLSELNLDNDEVPDPYWDDNGFEHVFQLIDSACTRIAEKLNSK; encoded by the coding sequence ATGAAAACGAATATTCTAATGGTATGCCTCGGAAACATCTGTAGGTCGCCATTGGCCGAAGGCATCTTACAAGACAAGCTAAACGCAGCTTCTTTCTATGTAGATTCTGCTGGCACAGGAGGTTATCATATTGGTAACCCACCAGATATTCGTTCTATTGCTGTTGCAAAAAAACACGGCATAGCTATTTCTAATCAAAAGTGCAGACAATTTAAGAAAGAAGATTTTTCTAAATTTGAGTACATCTATGTGATGGATGCAAAAAACTATCAAAACATCATTGCTCTAGCTACCAATCAAGAAGAGAAATTAAAAGTAAAATTACTTTTAAGTGAATTAAATCTTGACAACGATGAAGTTCCGGATCCTTATTGGGATGATAACGGCTTCGAACATGTTTTTCAGTTAATTGATAGTGCTTGCACTAGAATTGCTGAAAAATTGAATTCTAAATAA
- a CDS encoding SAM-dependent methyltransferase encodes MENTKFGKLYLIPTTLGENEPLEVLPLSVKQAIENINYYIVENEKTARRFIKKISSKKSQGDLVLESLNKFTEPEMIPTFLQPCLEGKDVGVISEAGCPGIADPGADVVRIAHEKNIRVVPLVGPSSILLALMASGFNGQNFAFNGYLPIDNSERKSAIKRLEKLSKDADQSQIFIETPYRNDKLLAELIKTVHPFTKICVACDITLPTELIATKTAKDWTTEKIDLHKRPTIFIIQA; translated from the coding sequence ATGGAAAATACAAAATTTGGTAAATTATACTTAATTCCAACTACATTAGGTGAGAATGAACCTTTAGAAGTATTACCCCTATCCGTGAAACAAGCTATTGAAAACATCAATTACTACATTGTAGAAAATGAAAAAACGGCTCGGAGGTTTATAAAAAAAATTAGCTCTAAAAAATCACAAGGAGATTTAGTTTTAGAGTCTCTCAATAAATTTACAGAGCCTGAAATGATACCCACTTTCTTACAGCCCTGTTTAGAAGGTAAAGATGTAGGTGTAATATCTGAAGCTGGCTGCCCAGGTATTGCAGATCCAGGAGCAGATGTTGTACGCATTGCTCATGAAAAAAACATTCGTGTAGTTCCTCTTGTTGGTCCATCGTCAATTCTTTTAGCTTTAATGGCTAGCGGCTTTAACGGTCAAAATTTTGCTTTTAATGGATACCTTCCAATTGACAATAGCGAGCGTAAAAGTGCTATTAAACGATTAGAGAAACTATCGAAGGATGCAGATCAGTCTCAAATATTTATTGAAACACCTTATAGAAATGATAAGCTTCTTGCAGAGTTAATTAAAACAGTACATCCATTTACAAAAATTTGTGTAGCCTGTGACATAACACTCCCTACAGAGCTAATTGCCACAAAAACAGCAAAGGATTGGACCACAGAAAAAATTGATTTACACAAGAGGCCAACAATATTTATTATTCAAGCATAA
- the mltG gene encoding endolytic transglycosylase MltG — protein sequence MYLKKIVLAVLVIGLIIGGLFAYKVYAAFFTPNTAFNNEEAFVYIPSDANFASVEELVSPLLKDFGSFESAAQKKGYASSVRAGKYALKKGMNNHEIINTLRSKNLPVKLSFNNQENLQDLAGRVATQIEADSLSLLNAFNDLNFLKEKGFNEQTKLAMYIPNSYEFFWNTSAEKFRDKMFTEYKRFWNDTRIAKAEALKLTPIQVSTLASVVHKETAKVDERPRVAGVYLNRLRDGILLQADPTVIYALKLHSGDFDQIIKRVLYRDLELDSPYNTYKYAGLPPGPIAMPDITAIDAVLNPEKHDYFYFVANVENFGYHKFAKTLAQHNQNKEQYVRWINSQNINR from the coding sequence ATGTATTTGAAAAAAATAGTTCTAGCAGTTTTAGTAATAGGTCTAATAATCGGTGGTCTTTTTGCATATAAGGTATATGCTGCTTTTTTTACACCCAATACAGCATTCAACAACGAAGAAGCTTTTGTGTATATTCCTTCAGACGCTAATTTTGCAAGTGTAGAGGAGTTGGTATCGCCTTTATTGAAAGATTTTGGTTCTTTTGAATCTGCAGCTCAGAAAAAAGGATATGCTTCTAGCGTAAGAGCTGGTAAGTACGCCTTAAAGAAAGGTATGAATAATCATGAGATTATTAATACTTTAAGAAGTAAGAATTTACCTGTAAAATTATCCTTTAATAATCAGGAAAATTTACAAGATTTGGCGGGTAGAGTCGCTACTCAAATAGAAGCAGACAGTTTATCTTTGTTAAATGCCTTTAACGATCTTAATTTTTTAAAGGAAAAAGGATTTAATGAGCAGACTAAATTGGCTATGTATATTCCTAATAGCTATGAATTTTTCTGGAATACTTCTGCAGAAAAATTTAGAGATAAAATGTTTACGGAATATAAAAGATTCTGGAATGATACTAGAATAGCAAAAGCAGAAGCACTGAAGTTAACGCCTATTCAGGTATCTACTTTGGCGTCTGTAGTGCATAAGGAGACGGCAAAAGTAGATGAAAGACCTAGAGTGGCAGGTGTTTATTTAAATAGATTACGTGACGGAATTCTTTTACAAGCAGATCCAACAGTTATTTATGCTTTGAAATTACACTCTGGAGATTTTGATCAAATAATTAAAAGAGTGTTGTATCGTGATTTAGAATTAGATTCACCTTATAATACGTATAAATACGCTGGTTTACCTCCTGGACCAATTGCAATGCCAGATATTACAGCGATTGATGCAGTTCTAAATCCGGAAAAACATGATTACTTTTATTTTGTAGCTAATGTTGAAAATTTTGGATATCATAAGTTTGCAAAAACACTTGCGCAACACAACCAGAATAAAGAGCAGTACGTCCGATGGATAAATAGTCAAAACATTAACAGATAG
- the dnaA gene encoding chromosomal replication initiator protein DnaA: protein MSVTAISVWNNCLDFIKDNIQPQAFKTWFEPIKPVKLTDKALSIQVPSKFFYEWLEEHYVKLLKVSLTKELGESAKLVYIIKMENTYGNREPFTEKIPSSNRSTVPAQELDVAIKSKNPQLKNPFIIPGIRNIKIESQLNPNYNFENFLEGDSNRLARSAGMAVANKPGGTSFNPLLIFGGVGLGKTHLAHAIGVEIKDKYPERTVLYISAEKFTQQYIESVKKNTRNDFIHFYQLIDVLIIDDVQFLSGKSGTQDVFFHIFNHLHQNGKQVILTSDKAPVDMQDIEQRLLSRFKWGLSAELQNPDYETRISILKNKLYRDGVEMPDDIIDYVAKHIKTNIRELEGAIISLIAQSSFNKKEVTLDLAQQVVEKFVKNTKREVSIDYIQKVVSDYFEMDVATLQSKTRKRHIVQARQLAMFFAKKFTKASLASIGSQIGKRDHATVLHACKTVDNLAETDKQFRKYIDDLTKKFS, encoded by the coding sequence ATGAGTGTTACTGCTATTTCCGTATGGAACAATTGTTTGGACTTTATCAAGGACAACATTCAACCGCAGGCATTCAAAACATGGTTTGAGCCCATAAAGCCTGTCAAATTAACAGATAAGGCACTAAGCATTCAAGTACCAAGTAAATTTTTCTACGAATGGCTCGAGGAGCATTATGTTAAACTTTTAAAAGTATCTCTAACCAAAGAACTTGGTGAAAGCGCAAAATTAGTTTACATTATAAAAATGGAAAACACCTACGGCAACAGAGAACCTTTTACCGAGAAAATTCCAAGCTCAAATAGAAGTACCGTTCCTGCACAAGAATTAGACGTTGCTATCAAATCTAAAAACCCACAATTAAAAAATCCTTTTATAATTCCTGGGATTAGAAATATCAAGATAGAATCACAACTTAACCCAAATTATAATTTTGAAAACTTTCTAGAAGGAGACTCAAATCGTCTAGCCCGTTCTGCGGGTATGGCTGTGGCAAATAAGCCAGGAGGAACTTCTTTTAATCCGCTATTAATCTTTGGTGGTGTTGGTTTAGGAAAAACACATTTAGCCCATGCGATAGGTGTTGAAATTAAAGACAAATACCCTGAACGTACTGTTCTATATATTTCTGCTGAAAAATTTACACAACAGTATATTGAGTCTGTAAAGAAAAATACTAGAAACGATTTCATACACTTTTATCAATTGATAGATGTATTAATCATTGATGATGTACAATTCTTATCTGGAAAATCAGGAACACAAGATGTTTTCTTCCATATATTCAATCATTTACATCAAAACGGAAAACAGGTCATCTTAACATCTGATAAGGCTCCTGTAGACATGCAAGATATTGAACAACGTTTGTTATCTAGATTTAAATGGGGATTATCTGCTGAATTGCAAAATCCAGATTACGAGACTAGAATTTCTATCTTAAAAAATAAATTATACCGTGATGGCGTTGAAATGCCTGACGATATTATTGATTATGTTGCAAAACATATCAAAACAAATATTCGCGAATTAGAAGGTGCTATTATTTCATTAATCGCACAGTCTTCTTTTAACAAGAAAGAAGTTACTTTAGATCTTGCCCAACAAGTTGTTGAAAAATTTGTTAAGAATACAAAGCGGGAAGTTTCTATTGATTACATTCAAAAAGTAGTCTCTGATTATTTTGAAATGGATGTAGCAACCTTACAATCTAAAACAAGAAAGCGTCATATTGTACAAGCAAGACAATTAGCGATGTTCTTTGCCAAGAAATTTACCAAAGCATCATTAGCTAGTATTGGTTCACAAATAGGAAAAAGAGATCATGCAACGGTTTTACATGCCTGTAAAACTGTAGATAATCTTGCTGAAACTGATAAGCAATTTCGCAAATATATAGACGATCTTACTAAGAAATTTTCTTAA